In a single window of the Pseudanabaena sp. BC1403 genome:
- a CDS encoding glycosyltransferase family A protein, protein MSDHIPTVSIIMPAYNAASFIDQTIESVLQQTFIDFELLIVDDGSTDRTLAIANEYAQHDHRIQVLSQPNQGVSATRNHGVQLAKGNLIAFLDADDLWFSDKLAAHIEHFETNPNLAVSFARVEFMTLEGEPTGQISTSRLINLKPEDFLYENPTTTMSNPIARTEVFSQVGGFAEDMSYSEDLEWLFRVMCHNSKDNAPWQIEGLDRILIYYRASPSGLSASLYRMEAGWDLLIDRAREYAPDLVKKHYSLARAIHLRYLARRAFRLDLPPKVGLNFINRAIASDWRIFFREPHRTLLTLLATYGRFLLSFFK, encoded by the coding sequence ATGAGCGATCACATTCCTACAGTATCCATAATCATGCCAGCCTACAATGCGGCAAGCTTTATTGATCAAACAATTGAGTCGGTTCTTCAACAAACATTTATAGATTTTGAGCTATTGATTGTTGACGATGGCTCGACGGATCGCACATTAGCAATCGCGAATGAATATGCTCAACACGATCACCGTATCCAAGTTTTATCGCAACCTAACCAAGGCGTATCAGCTACACGTAATCATGGCGTGCAATTAGCAAAGGGAAATTTGATCGCTTTTCTTGACGCTGACGATCTTTGGTTTTCCGACAAGTTAGCTGCACATATCGAACATTTTGAGACTAATCCTAACTTAGCTGTAAGCTTCGCTCGTGTTGAATTCATGACTCTAGAAGGTGAACCAACGGGGCAAATTTCTACATCTCGCCTCATCAATCTCAAGCCTGAAGATTTTCTCTACGAGAATCCTACCACCACGATGTCTAATCCGATCGCAAGGACTGAGGTGTTCTCTCAAGTTGGAGGTTTCGCCGAAGACATGAGTTATTCTGAAGATCTTGAATGGTTATTTCGCGTGATGTGTCATAACAGCAAAGATAATGCGCCTTGGCAAATTGAAGGACTTGATCGGATATTGATATATTATCGGGCAAGTCCTTCTGGGCTCTCGGCATCGCTGTATCGGATGGAGGCAGGTTGGGATTTACTCATTGATAGAGCAAGAGAATACGCGCCCGATCTCGTAAAAAAACATTATTCCCTTGCTAGAGCAATCCATTTACGCTACTTAGCACGTCGTGCTTTTCGCCTAGATTTACCGCCTAAAGTTGGCTTAAACTTTATTAATCGGGCGATCGCATCCGACTGGCGGATTTTCTTTCGTGAACCCCACCGCACTTTACTAACGTTATTAGCAACCTACGGACGATTTTTACTCAGTTTTTTCAAATAG
- a CDS encoding glycosyltransferase family 2 protein, whose translation MPKVSVIMPVYNVEKYIAETISSVLAQTFTDFELLVIDDESKDRSIEICESFTDQRINIIHQKNRGLAGARNTGIRHAQGEYLAFLDSDDVWLSSKLEKHVLHLDSNPIVGVSFCSSEFIDDDSRPLGNFQIPQTKNITPELVLCRNPISNGSVPVIRKAVFADIEFTANFYGNDEKFYFDDRFRQSEDIECWIRIALTTKWQIEGIPDALTLYRVNSGGLSANMMKQLDSWERVIAKTREYAPDFMAKWESLARAYQLRYLSRRAVRNKDGKAAVQLVNRALASNWKILIYEPMRSLLTIFAAYLIWILPRGLYNSIENFALKRTGDRQRKAIAKSNK comes from the coding sequence ATGCCAAAAGTTTCTGTAATCATGCCCGTTTATAACGTTGAGAAATATATTGCGGAAACCATTAGTTCTGTTTTAGCGCAGACTTTTACGGACTTTGAATTGCTTGTGATTGATGATGAATCGAAGGATAGAAGTATCGAAATCTGCGAAAGTTTTACCGATCAGCGCATCAACATAATCCACCAAAAGAATCGAGGACTGGCGGGAGCGAGAAATACAGGCATTCGTCATGCCCAAGGAGAGTATTTAGCATTTTTAGACTCCGATGATGTCTGGCTATCGTCAAAGCTAGAAAAGCATGTACTACATTTAGACTCAAATCCTATTGTTGGCGTGAGCTTTTGTAGTTCCGAATTTATCGATGATGATAGCCGCCCCCTTGGTAATTTCCAAATTCCTCAAACCAAAAATATTACGCCCGAACTTGTACTTTGTCGCAATCCCATCAGTAATGGCTCAGTTCCTGTAATTCGCAAAGCCGTATTTGCAGATATCGAATTCACCGCTAATTTTTATGGCAATGATGAAAAATTCTATTTTGACGATCGCTTTCGCCAGTCTGAAGATATTGAATGCTGGATTCGGATTGCGCTAACGACAAAATGGCAAATTGAAGGAATTCCCGATGCCCTAACTCTCTATCGAGTCAATTCGGGGGGGCTATCGGCAAACATGATGAAGCAGTTGGATTCTTGGGAAAGGGTGATCGCGAAAACTCGTGAATATGCTCCTGATTTCATGGCAAAATGGGAATCCTTAGCTAGAGCCTATCAATTACGCTATCTCTCTCGTCGGGCAGTTCGTAATAAAGATGGCAAAGCGGCAGTGCAACTTGTAAATCGCGCCTTAGCAAGCAATTGGAAAATCTTAATTTATGAACCAATGCGATCGCTACTAACGATTTTTGCGGCTTATCTAATCTGGATCTTGCCTCGTGGTTTGTATAACAGTATAGAAAATTTTGCGTTAAAACGAACAGGCGACAGGCAAAGAAAGGCGATCGCCAAAAGTAATAAGTAG
- the bchI gene encoding magnesium chelatase ATPase subunit I, producing the protein MIATPIKPTVTTRRPVFPFTAVIGQEEMKLALLLNVIDPKIGGVMVMGDRGTGKSTTVRALADLLPEIEVVADDPFSSHPTDGDLQSEEVRRRVANGETLPVTTKQVIMVDLPLGATEDRVCGTIDIEKALSEGVKAFELGLLAKANRGILYIDEVNLLDDHLVDVLLDSAASGWNTVEREGISIRHPARFVLVGSGNPEEGELRPQLLDRFGMYAEIRTVREPELRVRVVEERTNFDGNPHSFLKDYSDRQEELQAKIVRAQTLLSEVEIPQDLRLNISRVCSELNVDGLRGDIVSNRAARAIAAFEGRKEVEVDDIKRVIGLCLRHRLRKDPLESIDTGYKVLKTFNQIFGIEEE; encoded by the coding sequence TTGATTGCAACTCCCATTAAACCAACTGTAACGACAAGACGACCTGTATTTCCTTTCACCGCCGTGATCGGACAGGAAGAAATGAAGCTCGCCCTGTTGCTCAACGTCATCGATCCTAAAATCGGTGGAGTGATGGTCATGGGCGATCGCGGTACGGGCAAATCCACCACCGTTCGCGCCCTTGCCGACCTCTTACCTGAAATCGAAGTTGTTGCTGACGATCCCTTTAGCAGCCATCCCACCGACGGAGACTTGCAAAGCGAAGAAGTGCGCCGCCGTGTTGCCAATGGCGAAACTCTGCCAGTCACCACCAAACAAGTAATCATGGTGGACTTGCCCCTTGGTGCAACCGAAGATCGTGTTTGCGGCACAATCGATATTGAGAAAGCTTTATCGGAAGGGGTGAAAGCCTTTGAATTAGGATTACTAGCGAAAGCAAATCGCGGCATTCTCTACATTGATGAAGTCAACCTTCTAGACGATCACTTAGTTGATGTGCTGTTAGATTCCGCTGCTTCGGGATGGAATACTGTTGAACGAGAAGGAATTTCCATTCGTCACCCCGCCCGATTTGTATTAGTCGGCTCTGGCAATCCTGAAGAAGGTGAATTGCGTCCCCAATTGCTCGATCGCTTTGGCATGTACGCCGAAATTCGTACTGTACGCGAACCAGAATTGCGAGTGCGCGTAGTAGAAGAACGCACTAATTTTGATGGAAATCCTCATAGCTTTCTTAAAGACTACTCAGATCGCCAAGAAGAACTCCAAGCTAAAATCGTGAGAGCACAAACTCTTCTCAGTGAGGTGGAAATCCCTCAAGATCTGCGCTTGAATATCTCCAGAGTTTGCTCTGAGCTTAATGTTGATGGTTTGCGAGGCGATATTGTCAGCAATCGTGCTGCTAGAGCGATCGCAGCTTTTGAGGGGCGCAAGGAAGTGGAAGTGGATGACATTAAACGAGTAATCGGTCTATGTCTGCGTCACCGTCTTCGCAAAGATCCTCTTGAGTCGATTGATACTGGTTACAAAGTTCTTAAAACCTTCAATCAAATTTTTGGTATTGAAGAAGAATAG